The following proteins come from a genomic window of Cryptomeria japonica unplaced genomic scaffold, Sugi_1.0 HiC_scaffold_935, whole genome shotgun sequence:
- the LOC131051911 gene encoding NADH dehydrogenase [ubiquinone] iron-sulfur protein 3, translated as MERSEHENVSYTETDYPFQLPWFPKSHTHTRSQVLIDICGVDYPSRRRRFEAVHNSPSTRYNPRIRVQTSVDEITRISTVVSPFPSAGRWEREVWDMSGVYSINHPDLRRILTDHGFEGHPLRKDSPLSGYVEVRYDDPEKRVVSEPIEMTQESRYFDFASPWEQMARSDEAEVA; from the coding sequence ATGGAAAGATCGGAACACGAGAATGTCTCATATACCGAGACAGACTACCCATTTCAATTGCCATGGTTCCCGAAATCCCACACCCATACGCGTTCCCAAGTTCTGATCGATATCTGCGGAGTTGATTATCCCTCCCGAAGACGAAGATTTGAAGCGGTTCATAATTCACCAAGTACTCGGTATAACCCACGCATTCGTGTACAAACCAGTGTAGACGAAATAACACGAATATCTACGGTAGTCAGTCCATTTCCATCAGCCGGCCGGTGGGAGCGAGAAGTATGGGATATGTCCGGTGTTTATTCCATCAATCACCCGGATCTACGCCGTATATTAACAGATCACGGTTTCGAGGGTCATCCATTACGAAAAGACTCCCCCCTTAGTGGATATGTGGAAGTACGCTACGATGATCCGGAGAAACGTGTGGTTTCTGAACCAATTGAGATGACCCAAGAATCCCGCTATTTCGATTTCGCTAGTCCTTGGGAACAAATGGCGCGTAGCGACGAAGCTGAAGTCGCCTAA
- the LOC131051910 gene encoding ATP synthase protein MI25 has protein sequence MISGNMPLAAILSIGVLSSKGISICNEETIVARCSIGFLIFSQRSSGNTSKAAFQDRIGAIQRELQQFLDPNEVVSPKSKEQQQNLRISLRSITPEIVQSLPNETARCAPKCERTVQAVSCRNPNVESATPPNAISSRRIRLRNNIVTGFHSPLIHKFAAGGPDAKKAFPVEPIREGLRRLETTPKEFIKRTPTSEQPPHPRRGPDYSRPHPRRGPDYSGELTPSRIEFLISGLREARDRRHQ, from the coding sequence ATGATATCGGGAAATATGCCACTTGCTGCTATTCTATCCATTGGTGTATTAAGTTCGAAGGGAATCTCAATCTGCAATGAAGAAACGATAGTAGCTCGTTGTTCCATAGGCTTTCTAATCTTCAGTCAGAGGAGTTCGGGTAATACTTCCAAAGCAGCATTTCAGGATAGAATCGGGGCTATTCAGCGGGAATTGCAGCAATTCCTCGATCCTAACGAAGTGGTGTCTCCGAAATCCAAGGAACAACAGCAAAACCTTCGGATCAGCTTGCGTTCAATTACGCCGGAAATTGTACAATCACTACCGAATGAGACGGCACGCTGTGCACCTAAGTGCGAAAGGACAGTGCAAGCTGTGTCATGCCGAAACCCGAATGTGGAGTCAGCAACACCTCCAAATGCCATTTCTTCCCGTCGCATCCGTCTTCGCAACAATATAGTCACAGGTTTTCACTCCCCGCTGATTCACAAATTCGCCGCCGGAGGGCCTGATGCGAAAAAAGCTTTTCCCGTAGAACCGATCCGAGAAGGGCTTCGTCGTCTCGAGACGACGCCAAAAGAGTTTATTAAAAGAACGCCTACGTCCGAACAACCCCCCCATCCACGCAGGGGTCCAGACTATAGCAGGCCCCATCCACGCAGGGGTCCAGACTATAGCGGGGAGCTGACCCCCTCCCGGATCGAATTCTTAATTTCGGGTCTTCGGGAGGCTAGAGACCGCCGGCATCAATAA